A genomic window from Nosocomiicoccus massiliensis includes:
- a CDS encoding ArsR/SmtB family transcription factor, translating to MHTSTSSPINKEKIQSISKLFKVISDPTRLSILFLLQKKELSVGNIVLALDMEQSAISHQLKILKDSRLVKARREGKSMVYSLDDLHVFSILEQVLTHINELEQ from the coding sequence ATGCATACATCAACATCTTCGCCAATCAATAAAGAGAAGATTCAATCAATAAGCAAATTATTCAAAGTGATTAGTGACCCTACACGCTTGTCGATTCTCTTTCTTTTACAGAAAAAAGAACTCAGTGTTGGAAACATTGTGCTTGCATTGGATATGGAACAGTCCGCGATTTCACACCAACTAAAAATATTGAAAGATTCGCGTTTAGTGAAGGCAAGGAGAGAAGGGAAAAGCATGGTTTACAGTCTTGATGATCTTCATGTTTTCAGTATTCTCGAACAAGTCTTAACTCATATCAACGAACTAGAACAATAA
- a CDS encoding helix-turn-helix domain-containing protein: MTHVDNNTESRKSKHLTYGEMKKIEAYKALDLSNRKIASLLGRSPQTINNAINTASVTQKSQQKQNGKTYTYYKKVYSAELHHDIYLRNRANCGRRPKWVETERFTEWADRKMLEDKWSPDTVVNKAMDLFDPAIIPSTSTLYNWIDSGIMRTKNIDLLEKVGRKPRSTKGRVLFLFL; the protein is encoded by the coding sequence ATGACCCATGTAGATAATAACACAGAATCACGCAAATCTAAACACCTTACATACGGTGAAATGAAGAAAATTGAAGCGTATAAAGCACTTGATTTATCCAATCGAAAGATTGCGTCTTTGCTTGGACGTAGTCCACAAACCATCAATAATGCCATCAATACAGCGTCTGTCACGCAGAAAAGCCAACAGAAACAGAATGGCAAGACGTATACCTACTATAAAAAGGTCTACTCCGCAGAGCTGCATCATGACATTTATCTGCGAAATCGTGCGAACTGTGGCCGCCGTCCCAAATGGGTGGAAACGGAGCGATTCACTGAATGGGCGGATCGAAAAATGCTTGAAGACAAATGGTCTCCAGATACAGTGGTTAATAAAGCCATGGACCTGTTTGATCCGGCGATCATTCCAAGTACTTCAACCCTCTACAATTGGATCGACAGTGGCATCATGCGCACCAAGAATATCGACTTACTCGAAAAGGTTGGACGGAAACCGCGGTCTACCAAAGGTCGAGTGCTTTTCTTGTTTCTCTGA
- a CDS encoding putative hydro-lyase: MDAYEIRQEIRNGRHKNTTSGLANDNVQANLVVLPKAYAFDFLLYALRNPTPIPIIEVLEDGKCNSRFAKDSDIRTDIPFYNIYKNGTLVDTVEDVKDIWQDDFVSFLIGCSFTFEDALMKGDISLKHIEQNKNVAMYKTNIPTERAGIFHGNMVVSMRPIKKNLVDKAIEITSQFKDMHGGPVHVGDPRAIGIEDITKPDYGDSIDIADDEVPVFWGCGVTPQNAILQAKPSIMISHKPGHMFITDINNEAFKEE, encoded by the coding sequence ATGGATGCTTATGAAATTCGTCAAGAGATTCGAAATGGCCGACATAAGAATACGACGTCTGGTTTAGCAAATGATAACGTGCAGGCGAATCTTGTTGTGCTACCTAAAGCGTACGCATTTGATTTTTTACTGTATGCACTTCGCAATCCAACACCCATTCCGATTATTGAAGTGCTCGAAGATGGTAAGTGTAACAGCCGCTTCGCAAAGGATTCGGATATTCGTACTGATATTCCATTTTATAACATTTATAAAAACGGAACGCTCGTCGACACCGTCGAAGACGTAAAAGACATTTGGCAAGATGATTTTGTTTCATTTTTAATCGGATGTAGCTTTACTTTCGAAGACGCGCTAATGAAAGGCGATATCTCGCTTAAGCATATTGAACAAAATAAAAACGTCGCGATGTATAAAACGAACATCCCAACAGAGCGTGCAGGTATTTTTCATGGTAATATGGTCGTTTCAATGCGCCCGATTAAAAAGAATCTAGTTGATAAAGCAATCGAGATTACATCTCAGTTTAAAGATATGCATGGAGGTCCGGTTCATGTCGGAGATCCACGTGCAATTGGGATCGAAGATATCACAAAACCTGATTATGGTGATTCGATCGATATTGCAGACGATGAAGTACCAGTATTTTGGGGATGTGGAGTCACTCCACAAAACGCAATTTTACAAGCGAAACCTTCGATTATGATTAGCCATAAACCAGGGCATATGTTTATTACTGACATTAATAACGAGGCGTTTAAAGAAGAATAA
- the rbsK gene encoding ribokinase, which produces MTIPKIMVVGSLNMDLVVTTDIVPKTGETVIGNDFVTTCGGKGANQAVAARELGSDVTFIGRIGYDVYGKEILENFKSRGITFVDETPVKNVPTGLACITLADKDNSIIIVPGANAHVTPEFLEVHKDKVIDSDYVLTQLEIPIETVDYLATICKENDVPLIVNPAPASALTDNILDACTYITPNKIELDQLKSYHSNLMDDYIDKIIVTNGSNGCFYYEDKKEVSIGSFKAEVVDTTGAGDTFNGALVSELARGKGLKESLRFANASGALSVTKFGAQSGMPTREEVLAILEEVEHNN; this is translated from the coding sequence ATGACAATTCCAAAGATTATGGTCGTTGGGAGTTTGAATATGGATCTCGTCGTTACGACAGATATCGTTCCGAAAACAGGAGAGACGGTTATTGGTAATGATTTTGTGACGACGTGTGGTGGTAAAGGAGCGAACCAAGCAGTAGCAGCGAGAGAACTCGGAAGTGACGTGACGTTTATCGGTAGAATTGGATACGACGTTTACGGTAAAGAGATTCTAGAAAACTTTAAGTCGCGCGGAATTACCTTTGTTGATGAAACACCCGTTAAAAACGTACCGACAGGGCTTGCGTGTATTACACTCGCAGACAAAGACAACTCGATTATTATCGTGCCTGGTGCGAACGCACACGTAACTCCTGAATTTTTAGAAGTACATAAAGATAAAGTAATCGATAGTGATTACGTGTTAACACAGCTAGAAATTCCAATCGAAACAGTCGATTATCTCGCGACAATTTGTAAAGAAAACGATGTGCCGTTAATAGTGAATCCAGCGCCAGCATCGGCACTCACGGACAACATTTTAGACGCATGTACATACATCACACCGAACAAAATCGAGCTGGATCAGTTAAAGTCCTACCACTCAAATTTAATGGATGATTATATCGACAAAATTATCGTGACGAACGGTTCGAATGGTTGTTTTTATTATGAAGATAAAAAAGAAGTAAGTATCGGAAGTTTTAAAGCAGAAGTTGTCGATACGACAGGAGCAGGAGACACTTTTAACGGTGCACTTGTAAGTGAACTCGCACGCGGAAAAGGTTTGAAAGAAAGTTTACGATTTGCGAACGCATCAGGTGCACTGAGTGTTACGAAATTCGGCGCGCAAAGTGGAATGCCGACGCGCGAAGAAGTTTTAGCAATATTAGAAGAAGTAGAGCATAATAACTAA
- a CDS encoding Veg family protein has protein sequence MAKTLRDIRGILEDEVGNPVLLEAQGGRRTIVRRKGVLRETHPAIFIVELDPEKHNFECVSYSYSDILTKHVEVTVFNEDKTEKLVLIEDEEVAN, from the coding sequence ATGGCAAAGACATTGAGAGATATAAGAGGAATCTTAGAAGACGAAGTAGGAAATCCAGTATTACTTGAAGCACAAGGCGGTAGACGAACAATCGTAAGACGAAAAGGTGTGTTAAGAGAAACACATCCAGCAATCTTCATCGTCGAGCTCGATCCAGAAAAACATAATTTTGAATGTGTATCATATTCATACTCAGACATCTTGACTAAACATGTAGAAGTCACAGTTTTCAATGAGGACAAGACAGAGAAGCTTGTATTGATTGAAGACGAAGAAGTGGCAAACTAA